In Drosophila santomea strain STO CAGO 1482 chromosome 2L, Prin_Dsan_1.1, whole genome shotgun sequence, a single window of DNA contains:
- the LOC120458884 gene encoding beta-1,4-glucuronyltransferase 1 isoform X1, producing MVTLSFCNRRYIRLWPVLILLSVALLLVWRNLQQAQNLAASSNIGGRKSVSLLLPNASNPPSSSADLYLHNDRQPKVIPVMREDSPRTKALQSLLKCRNRSLRFQRLQHGDFWLLQNLVIGRKSRDVGCAEAVTYTTNGDFTFFDNLEMVVSRWRAPVSFAIHTPGYDLNTTLDAIRYVRNCLPESDSIKDWVSFHVYFPNRHMPDHVPYDEAEALSYPNICTSVSPPYTRIPPTESYKSRANLTYPINVGRNIARQAANTHFIFACDIELYPSPGFVDQFLDMVARNHSVLPLDPRQRRRVYPLPVFEIETGVQVPVDKDELLTLYRKQQAQVFHLKLCPTCHTIPGQEGWLNRTSKADDQLHVFSKTLRKWKFRAWEPFYVSDNTEPLFDERVTWEGQSNKRIQVSDYCSEAYDSECNISLQNYAMCLLDYEYHVLSPAFLVHSPGIKHSSDRDPTRLQYAKEMTKFIKDKIEPEYKVLFRANSACRT from the exons ATGGTGACCCTAAGTTTCTGCAATAGAAGATATATCCGTTTGTGGCCAGTGCTCATACTTCTCAGTGTGGCACTGTTGCTGGTTTGGAGGAACTTGCAGCAGGCTCAGAACCTTGCCGCATCTTCAAACATCGGTGGGCGCAAATCGGTGTCACTCTTGCTGCCCAACGCCTCAAATCCACCAAGTTCCTCTGCCGACTTATATCTGCACAATGATCGGCAGCCCAAAGTCATCCCAGTCATGCGAGAGGACTCCCCTCGCACCAAGGCTCTGCAATCATTGCTCAAGTGCCGCAATCGATCGCTGCGTTTCCAGAGGCTTCAGCATGGAGACTTCTGGCTGCTCCAGAATCTCGTGATTGGACGCAAGAGTCGGGATGTCGGCTGTGCCGAGGCCGTGACGTACACCACCAACGGGGATTTTACGTTCTTCGATAATCTTGAAATGGTGGTCTCACG CTGGCGTGCTCCTGTAAGTTTTGCCATCCACACGCCGGGTTATGATCTAAACACCACACTGGATGCCATTCGGTATGTGCGAAACTGTTTGCCGGAGAGCGATAGCATCAAGGACTGGGTCTCATTCCACGTGTACTTCCCGAACCGGCACATGCCGGACCACGTACCATACGACGAGGCTGAGGCCCTATCTTACCCGAATATATGCACGTCGGTATCGCCGCCCTACACACGAATCCCTCCTACGGAAAGCTACAAGTCCAGGGCCAACCTCACCTACCCCATCAATGTGGGCCGGAATATAGCCAGGCAGGCGGCCAACACCCACTTCATCTTCGCCTGCGACATCGAGCTGTACCCCAGTCCGGGTTTCGTGGACCAATTCCTTGACATGGTGGCCAGGAATCACAGTGTCCTGCCCCTGGATCCCAGGCAGCGGAGAAGGGTGTATCCACTGCCCGTTTTCGAGATCGAGACGGGTGTTCAAGTGCCGGTGGACAAGGACGAGTTGTTGACGCTCTATCGAAAACAGCAGGCACAGGTGTTCCACCTGAAGCTGTGCCCCACATGCCACACGATTCCGGGCCAAGAAGGGTGGCTCAATCGCACCTCCAAGGCCGATGACCAGCTGCACGTGTTCAGCAAGACGCTGCGGAAATGGAAGTTCCGCGCCTGGGAGCCCTTCTACGTAAGCGATAACACGGAGCCGCTGTTCGACGAACGCGTCACCTGGGAGGGTCAGTCGAACAAGCGCATACAGGTGAGTGACTACTGTAGTGAGGCTTACGATTCAGAGTGCAACATTTCATTGCAGAACTACGCCATGTGTCTTCTGGACTACGAATACCACGTCTTGAGTCCAGCATTTCTGGTGCACAGTCCTGGCATCAAGCATTCCAGCGACAGAGACCCTACTCGACTTCAATACGCAAAGGAAATGACCAAATTTATCAAGGATAAAATCGAACCCGAATATAAAGTGCTCTTCAGAGCGAACTCAGCCTGCAGGACGTGA
- the LOC120458884 gene encoding beta-1,4-glucuronyltransferase 1 isoform X2 — MVTLSFCNRRYIRLWPVLILLSVALLLVWRNLQQAQNLAASSNIGGRKSVSLLLPNASNPPSSSADLYLHNDRQPKVIPVMREDSPRTKALQSLLKCRNRSLRFQRLQHGDFWLLQNLVIGRKSRDVGCAEAVTYTTNGDFTFFDNLEMVVSRWRAPVSFAIHTPGYDLNTTLDAIRYVRNCLPESDSIKDWVSFHVYFPNRHMPDHVPYDEAEALSYPNICTSVSPPYTRIPPTESYKSRANLTYPINVGRNIARQAANTHFIFACDIELYPSPGFVDQFLDMVARNHSVLPLDPRQRRRVYPLPVFEIETGVQVPVDKDELLTLYRKQQAQVFHLKLCPTCHTIPGQEGWLNRTSKADDQLHVFSKTLRKWKFRAWEPFYVSDNTEPLFDERVTWEGQSNKRIQNYAMCLLDYEYHVLSPAFLVHSPGIKHSSDRDPTRLQYAKEMTKFIKDKIEPEYKVLFRANSACRT, encoded by the exons ATGGTGACCCTAAGTTTCTGCAATAGAAGATATATCCGTTTGTGGCCAGTGCTCATACTTCTCAGTGTGGCACTGTTGCTGGTTTGGAGGAACTTGCAGCAGGCTCAGAACCTTGCCGCATCTTCAAACATCGGTGGGCGCAAATCGGTGTCACTCTTGCTGCCCAACGCCTCAAATCCACCAAGTTCCTCTGCCGACTTATATCTGCACAATGATCGGCAGCCCAAAGTCATCCCAGTCATGCGAGAGGACTCCCCTCGCACCAAGGCTCTGCAATCATTGCTCAAGTGCCGCAATCGATCGCTGCGTTTCCAGAGGCTTCAGCATGGAGACTTCTGGCTGCTCCAGAATCTCGTGATTGGACGCAAGAGTCGGGATGTCGGCTGTGCCGAGGCCGTGACGTACACCACCAACGGGGATTTTACGTTCTTCGATAATCTTGAAATGGTGGTCTCACG CTGGCGTGCTCCTGTAAGTTTTGCCATCCACACGCCGGGTTATGATCTAAACACCACACTGGATGCCATTCGGTATGTGCGAAACTGTTTGCCGGAGAGCGATAGCATCAAGGACTGGGTCTCATTCCACGTGTACTTCCCGAACCGGCACATGCCGGACCACGTACCATACGACGAGGCTGAGGCCCTATCTTACCCGAATATATGCACGTCGGTATCGCCGCCCTACACACGAATCCCTCCTACGGAAAGCTACAAGTCCAGGGCCAACCTCACCTACCCCATCAATGTGGGCCGGAATATAGCCAGGCAGGCGGCCAACACCCACTTCATCTTCGCCTGCGACATCGAGCTGTACCCCAGTCCGGGTTTCGTGGACCAATTCCTTGACATGGTGGCCAGGAATCACAGTGTCCTGCCCCTGGATCCCAGGCAGCGGAGAAGGGTGTATCCACTGCCCGTTTTCGAGATCGAGACGGGTGTTCAAGTGCCGGTGGACAAGGACGAGTTGTTGACGCTCTATCGAAAACAGCAGGCACAGGTGTTCCACCTGAAGCTGTGCCCCACATGCCACACGATTCCGGGCCAAGAAGGGTGGCTCAATCGCACCTCCAAGGCCGATGACCAGCTGCACGTGTTCAGCAAGACGCTGCGGAAATGGAAGTTCCGCGCCTGGGAGCCCTTCTACGTAAGCGATAACACGGAGCCGCTGTTCGACGAACGCGTCACCTGGGAGGGTCAGTCGAACAAGCGCATACAG AACTACGCCATGTGTCTTCTGGACTACGAATACCACGTCTTGAGTCCAGCATTTCTGGTGCACAGTCCTGGCATCAAGCATTCCAGCGACAGAGACCCTACTCGACTTCAATACGCAAAGGAAATGACCAAATTTATCAAGGATAAAATCGAACCCGAATATAAAGTGCTCTTCAGAGCGAACTCAGCCTGCAGGACGTGA
- the LOC120444123 gene encoding uncharacterized protein LOC120444123, whose protein sequence is MVLMESYFFCASVRLGVLVTCIAAILKNTVFMWLIFADGTNFITFFINIMETHYRTSTIVKESATWAENYSKELMMFIQIYSSCHIATCVLAAYGAYKLKKYNVIPLAIFEFIYTVQVVVVVIITLRIARHIVPLATLILMTIGLTFYAMLVTYDTLALIAFVQIMFLVRSQRYQRLYGPDPLNPVTNGVQLTEVKFSYPISQQPIIIYVMPKAGQKLWDVPQSKWWQDGKPDASVQQNQAHEVSSDFFQRQELLSNVLRRNAIKKDYLHKESVAI, encoded by the exons ATGGTGCTCATGGAGAGCTACTTCTTTTGTGCCTCGGTGCGACTGGGTGTCCTGGTCACTTGCATTGCGGCCATC TTGAAAAACACTGTCTTCATGTGGTTGATATTCGCCGACGGCACAAATTTCATTACCTTCTTTATCAACATAATGGAAACTCACTATAGAACCAGCACGATTGTTAAGGAGTCCGCCACCTGGGCGGAGAATT ATTCCAAGGAGCTCATGATGTTTATTCAAATCTACAGTTCTTGCCACATTGCAACTTGCGTATTGGCGGCTTATGGCGCATACAAG CTCAAGAAATACAACGTGATACCATTGGCTATCTTCGAGTTCATTTACACAGTCCAAGTGGTCGTAGTCGTCATTATAACGCTTCGTATTGCCCGACATATTGTGCCATTGGCCACCTTAATTTTGATGACCATTGGCCTTACATTTTACGCAA TGCTAGTGACCTACGACACGTTGGCGTTGATTGCCTTTGTGCAAATAATGTTTCTGGTGCGGAGCCAACGATATCAACGACTTTACGGCCCAGATCCTCTGAACCCCGTAACAAACGGAGTGCAACTCACTGAAGTGAAATTCAGTTATCCGATCTCACAACAACCAATAATTATTTACGTAATGCCCAAAGCGGGGCAAAAACTGTGGGATGTGCCACAATCGAAGTGGTGGCAGGATGGAAAACCTGATGCCAGCGTTCAACAAAACCAAGCTCACGAAGTGTCCTCTGATTTTTTTCAGCGCCAGGAGCTTTTATCAAATGTTTTGCGAcgaaatgccataaaaaaaGACTATCTGCACAAAGAAAGTGTTGCGATTTAG
- the LOC120458308 gene encoding uncharacterized protein LOC120458308, translated as MSPTLLAFVILGLFNAASSFVSWTEAFHEQQATYLRPGEPHIHDAQTLLNMLYVHNQIQVYCQPPMELTMWNVFQSNRLRLQIAADGDYSQYKGATVREVHQAVRQLDDCHEGKPLGHSTEEPRIVTMATHDHACYGIYTVEPFVLTLEVISCDLERVTQFTFGLVLWLSCPLLADSLLAFYCSAAALGAHLAGVLAVAAALMSSDRERHLRLGTLKVNFKLVLKERPTAITLALIGGAWLLKSACQRFSFLWRRTLFRRLHHRLLRATSYWLIFTASDHRGFGWTCLMLLIPWPELLSLISWLNTQYARYQRCCLKPTEQWEIVSQEAPYQGSHWRIGRSGHDNLLSESQGSFNPINMRFYREQQQDEQNEHDENALICESCANCHGRPSTWSCFNRCLQMSSTRNPPSPEPHLTILYRNLHYSNSESSSTFQ; from the coding sequence ATGAGTCCCACACTACTTGCTTTCGTTATCCTTGGGCTGTTCAATGCAGCATCCTCGTTCGTTAGCTGGACTGAGGCGTTTCACGAGCAGCAGGCGACGTATCTGCGTCCCGGTGAACCTCACATCCACGATGCACAGACGCTGCTCAACATGCTGTACGTGCACAATCAGATCCAGGTCTACTGTCAGCCCCCAATGGAGTTGACCATGTGGAACGTATTCCAGAGCAACCGCCTGCGCTTGCAGATAGCCGCTGACGGAGATTATAGTCAGTATAAGGGAGCCACCGTGCGGGAAGTCCATCAGGCGGTTCGCCAGCTGGACGATTGCCACGAGGGGAAGCCACTGGGGCATTCAACAGAGGAGCCAAGGATCGTTACGATGGCCACACATGATCACGCCTGCTATGGCATCTATACAGTTGAACCGTTTGTCCTTACGCTGGAAGTGATCAGTTGCGACCTTGAGCGGGTAACACAGTTCACCTTTGGCCTCGTTTTGTGGCTAAGCTGTCCGCTCCTGGCGGATTCGCTGCTCGCCTTCTACTGCTCAGCTGCGGCCTTGGGCGCCCACCTGGCGGGTGTGTTGGCGGTCGCAGCCGCCCTAATGTCATCGGACCGCGAGCGGCACCTGCGCCTTGGAACGCTTAAGGTGAACTTCAAGCTGGTGCTCAAGGAGCGGCCCACTGCGATAACCTTGGCGCTGATCGGAGGCGCTTGGCTGCTCAAGTCCGCCTGCCAGCGCTTCAGTTTCCTGTGGCGGCGCACTCTGTTCCGCCGTCTGCATCACCGCCTGCTGAGGGCCACCTCATACTGGCTGATCTTCACTGCATCCGATCACAGGGGCTTTGGGTGGACCTGCCTAATGCTGCTGATCCCCTGGCCGGAACTTTTGTCGCTGATAAGCTGGCTGAATACCCAATACGCTCGATACCAAAGGTGCTGCTTGAAACCAACGGAGCAGTGGGAAATCGTGAGTCAGGAAGCCCCTTATCAAGGGTCACATTGGCGGATTGGGCGATCCGGACACGATAATCTTTTATCCGAAAGCCAAGGGAGTTTTAATCCCATTAACATGCGTTTTTATCGCGAGCAGCAACAGGATGAGCAGAATGAGCATGATGAAAATGCCTTAATCTGCGAATCCTGTGCTAATTGTCATGGACGACCCTCCACGTGGAGCTGTTTTAACAGATGTCTTCAGATGAGCTCGACTAGAAATCCACCCAGCCCAGAACCTCATTTAACCATTTTATATCGCAATCTTCACTATTCAAACTCTGAAAGCAGCTCCACGTTCCAGTGA
- the LOC120458261 gene encoding septin-interacting protein 1, with protein sequence MSDNEYERFEITDYDLDNEFNINRPRGRQSRHQQIYGIWADDSEEESGGEAGATRRGRAARKPKDYTMPVNFVAGGIQQAGKKKKKALKADNEKGSQKDGAEEDQDEHSDNSADSGRPAFGQNDPGSSNSSAEEEKPSLGRKPASTTFQHRSHIASERNVGAWEQHTRGIGAKLLLQMGYEPGKGLGKDLQGISQPVQAHVRKGRGAIGAYGPETAASIGGKTNKSIKVDEDVREAKEFKDQLNKWRKGSASGADTVERQGKRYYYKSVEEVIAKGNTSSHLLSEKLSKKLGNVPVIDMTGPEKRVLSGYHALGQAKITPEETLYDAETTEKGSAPVCVFAMPELTHNLQLLVSQCEQEIIAIDNEERESSSQQAALESEHRKLEEIVQLERNHIRTLEESLDRVERLSENPDLSLPQAERLFRELLVDYAAEFQEFGLADLAAGVIAPLLKKELVQWQPLEHPTEPLQLIKKWRGMLQQGDAAEQQPRNVFDPYSSLIWAGVMPSFRASAAAWQPKEHPPMAALLDAWAPLLPSWVLDSVLEQLVLPRLAAGVQEWDPLTDTIPIDSWVLPWHAILGSKLEEAVYPQIRSKLGVALRAWSPQDRSARAMLTPWQKAFPEEEMQEFLQRHIVPKLQVTLAEFIINPLHQDLELWQQVWEWHELIDPMYMAQLLDRHFFPRWMQVLVVWLNQSPDYAEISRWYTGWKSMLSEPLLREPSVKEHLRRALEMMHRASDALLQPTVTPTPPPPVPPAPVIMMDLIHPPAQLEFKELVSQQCADLGIIFAPLPGRREMGKQIYRVGKLFCYIDRHVCMVSDGSFSNWKPMALNHLLERSQTGIL encoded by the exons ATGTCGGACAACGAGTACGAGCGATTTGAGATTACAGACTACGATCTGGACAATGAGTTCAACATCAACCGGCCTCGTGGGCGCCAGAGCCGGCACCAACAGATCTACG GCATTTGGGCGGATGACAGCGAGGAGGAGAGTGGTGGCGAGGCGGGAGCCACACGAAGGGGTCGCGCCGCCCGTAAGCCCAAAGACTACACCATGCCCGTCAATTTTGTGGCCGGCGGCATTCAGCAGGCGGgtaaaaagaagaagaaggcgCTAAAAGCCGATAACGAAAAAGGTTCGCAAAAAGATGGTGCCGAAGAGGACCAGGACGAGCACAGCGACAACTCGGCCGACAGCGGACGACCAGCCTTTGGCCAGAACGACCCGGGCAGCTCCAACAGCTCCGCGGAAGAGGAGAAGCCATCGCTGGGCCGGAAACCGGCAAGCACCACATTTCAGCACCGCTCGCACATCGCCAGCGAGCGCAACGTGGGCGCCTGGGAGCAGCATACACGCGGCATCGGAGCTAAGCTGCTCCTCCAAATGGGCTATGAGCCCGGCAAGGGTCTGGGCAAAGACCTGCAGGGCATTTCGCAGCCGGTGCAAGCCCATGTCCGCAAAGGCAGAGGCGCTATAGGCGCCTATGGACCCGAAACAGCCGCAAGCATCGGAGGAAAGACGAACAAGAGCATCAAGGTGGATGAGGACGTGCGCGAGGCGAAAGAGTTCAAGGACCAGCTGAACAAGTGGCGAAAGGGCTCAGCCAGTGGAGCCGATACGGTAGAGCGGCAGGGTAAGCGCTACTACTACAAGTCCGTGGAGGAGGTGATTGCCAAGGGCAACACGTCTAGCCACTTGCTGTCGGAGAAGCTGAGCAAGAAACTTGGCAATGTGCCGGTGATCGATATGACAGGCCCAGAGAAGCGAGTGCTGAGTGGCTACCATGCCTTGGGACAGGCTAAAATTACGCCAGAGGAGACGCTCTACGACGCGGAAACGACGGAAAAGGGATCCGCTCCCGTCTGCGTGTTTGCCATGCCCGAGCTGACGCACAACCTGCAGCTCTTGGTCAGCCAGTGCGAGCAGGAGATCATCGCCATCGACAACGAGGAACGCGAGTCTTCCAGCCAGCAGGCAGCGCTGGAGAGCGAGCACCGGAAGCTGGAAGAGATCGTCCAACTAGAACGAAACCACATACGCACGCTGGAGGAATCCCTGGACCGAGTGGAGCGATTAAGCGAGAATCCAGATTTGAGTTTACCTCAGGCGGAACGACTCTTTCGGGAGCTGCTCGTGGACTATGCTGCCGAGTTCCAAGAGTTCGGGCTTGCAGATCTGGCAGCGGGTGTGATAGCGCCGCTACTGAAGAAGGAACTAGTGCAGTGGCAGCCACTGGAACATCCAACGGAGCCGCTGCAACTTATTAAGAAATGGCGCGGGATGCTTCAGCAAGGAGATGCCGCTGAGCAGCAGCCCCGCAACGTCTTCGATCCGTACTCCTCGCTCATCTGGGCCGGGGTGATGCCTTCGTTTCGGGCCAGCGCCGCCGCATGGCAGCCCAAGGAGCACCCGCCGATGGCGGCACTGCTGGATGCTTGGGCACCACTGCTACCTAGTTGGGTGTTGGATTCGGTGCTCGAGCAACTGGTTCTGCCACGATTGGCGGCTGGAGTGCAGGAGTGGGACCCTCTCACCGACACCATCCCAATCGACAGTTGGGTGCTGCCGTGGCACGCCATCTTGGGCAGTAAGCTGGAGGAGGCTGTCTATCCTCAGATCCGCAGCAAACTGGGCGTTGCATTGCGCGCCTGGTCGCCGCAAGACCGATCTGCTAGGGCCATGCTCACGCCCTGGCAGAAGGCCTTCCCCGAGGAGGAAATGCAGGAGTTCCTGCAGCGGCACATAGTGCCCAAACTGCAGGTGACTCTAGCCGAGTTCATCATCAACCCACTGCACCAGGACCTGGAGCTGTGGCAACAGGTGTGGGAGTGGCACGAGCTCATCGATCCAATGTACATGGCGCAGCTACTGGACAGACACTTCTTCCCGCGCTGGATGCAGGTGCTCGTAGTCTGGCTGAATCAGTCGCCGGACTACGCGGAGATCTCCCGTTGGTACACCGGCTGGAAGAGCATGTTGAGTGAACCGCTTCTGCGCGAGCCCAGCGTTAAGGAGCATCTGCGGCGAGCTCTGGAGATGATGCACAGAGCCAGCGATGCCCTGCTGCAGCCCACGGTCACGCCCACGCCTCCGCCTCCAGTTCCGCCGGCTCCTGTCATAATGATGGACCTGATTCATCCGCCCGCCCAGCTGGAGTTCAAAGAGCTGGTGTCGCAGCAATGCGCCGACTTGGGAATCATCTTCGCTCCTCTGCCAGGGCGACGTGAGATGGGCAAACAG ATTTATCGCGTGGGCAAGCTGTTCTGCTACATCGATCGTCACGTCTGCATGGTCAGCGATGGAAGCTTCAGCAACTGGAAGCCGATGGCACTGAATCATCTGCTGGAACGCTCTCAAACGGGCAtcctttaa
- the LOC120458655 gene encoding uncharacterized protein LOC120458655 — protein MLLMESYMCYCSVRLGVVIVSVLNIIRELASSITLFVLGVKIFEPLIDLLEHDAEYKDKKWARRFISWCENDPGILTAVAHTVSYVHVLAGILSIYGAIKLRKWFLLPLAFCEFVYFIQITFLHIILMIMLKKQINLGFLIILTLLGCFYILFVGYNACACVAMFQIIGLVKSDRYRELYGDDPFHPLVMRSTRPKDAAKPLHVLRMHDMHDTNIDEEKRLSKLGLWPRRQPPVVSVLPVQASYPQPPLKWWQQQALSTGDDHQPDPSVYRNWQTKELLNGVGGDVQRKSELNRRYAENQMHRWY, from the exons ATGTTATTAATGGAATCATATATGTGTTATTGCTCGGTGCGTCTCGGGGTCGTTATTGTTTCTGTTCTAAATATC ATCAGAGAGTTGGCTTCTAGTATCACACTTTTTGTGTTGGGCGTCAAAATTTTCGAACCTTTGATCGATTTGCTGGAGCACGACGCTGAGTATAAAGACAAAAAGTGGGCTCGAAGGTTCATCAGTTGGTGTGAAAACG ATCCCGGTATCTTGACCGCAGTTGCTCACACAGTATCTTATGTCCACGTGCTGGCAGGCATCTTAAGTATTTATGGTGCTATTAAG TTACGGAAATGGTTTCTACTACCCTTGGCATTCTGCGAGTTTGTCTACTTTATACAAATTACGTTTCTTCATATCATTCTGATGATTATGCTCAAGAAGCAGATTAACTTGGGCTTTCTCATAATTCTCACTCTGCTGGGCTGTTTCTATATAT TGTTTGTGGGCTACAATGCCTGTGCCTGCGTGGCCATGTTCCAGATCATCGGCCTGGTGAAGAGTGACCGCTACCGCGAGCTCTATGGAGACGATCCCTTCCATCCGCTGGTCATGAGGAGCACTCGCCCGAAGGATGCAGCAAAGCCGCTCCACGTGCTGCGTATGCACGACATGCACGACACAAACATCGACGAGGAGAAGCGACTGAGCAAACTGGGCCTGTGGCCACGTCGTCAGCCGCCGGTGGTTTCCGTCCTTCCCGTGCAGGCATCGTATCCACAACCTCCGCTGAAGTGGTGGCAGCAGCAGGCCCTGAGCACCGGAGATGACCACCAGCCGGATCCGTCCGTCTACCGCAACTGGCAGACCAAGGAGCTACTCAACGGAGTGGGCGGCGATGTGCAGCGCAAGAGTGAGCTGAATCGACGCTACGCCGAGAACCAGATGCATCGATGGTACTGA